The following DNA comes from Musa acuminata AAA Group cultivar baxijiao chromosome BXJ1-4, Cavendish_Baxijiao_AAA, whole genome shotgun sequence.
CGAGAAAGATTCAGCTCGTTCAACTGCTTGAAGTTGATAAAGCTTCGCGGTATGCCTCCTTGCAATCGATTGTCTCCCAAGTTGAGTACTTCTAGCTGCGTGTGGTTCCCCAGTGACTCAGGAATGGGGCCGGAGAGCTTGTTCCCAAACAAGTATAATCGAGTCAAGTTGCGAAGGGATCCAATCTCTCTAGGGATGCTGCCGTTCAGAAGGTTTCCATTGAGATCAAGCTGCTGCAAGCCACGGAGTTTCTCTATCTCCGGCGGAATGGCCCCTGATATCTGAAGCCCTGCTAAAGACAACCACTCGAGTTGCGCAGAGAGGTTCGCTACAGATGCAGGAAATCTGCCAGCAAGATCATTGTCGGACAGAAACAGCCATGTAAGCTCTGTGCAGTTAGACAGAGACGCAAGGAAGCTCCAATCCGTGGCATCCCTTGCCTTGAACCGATTCCCCTCGAGGTTCAGGACGGCTAGATTATGATGCTGACCCAAATCTGCTGGGACAACTCCATTGAAATTGTTCAAAGAAAGATCAAGATAGTAGAGTTCAGAAGCATTGACTAATGATCGTGGTATTGAACCTTCCAATCTATTCCCCTGAAGGATAAGGTATTCGAGTCCCGGAAGAGCATGGCCTATATCAGGCGAAATGGTTCCTACGAGCTGGTTTATCCCGAGGTTCAAAGAACCGAGCCTCGATAGATTGTACACAGATGGAGGGATCGTACCGGATAACTTGTTGACGGAAAGATCAAGAACTCTTAAGCTGGTGAGGCTGCCCAGGCTTTCTGGTATATTCCCCTCCAAGCTGTTTGTTCTTAGATAAAGATAGGTTAGATTCAAGCAGTTGCCTAGCGATGGCGGTATGCTTCCTACCAAGTTGTTGCTGGAGAGGTAGAGGTGGGTGAGGGACGACAGGTTGCCAAGAGAAGGTGGAATCTTTCCGGTGAGACTGTTATTGGACAGCATGATCTGGGTGAGAGAAGAGGAGCTGCTCCCCAGGCTTGCTGGAATGGCTCCTGTAAGGTTGTTGCCATTAAGGTAGAGCCATAAAAGTTCTGAAAGCGATCCATACTCTGCAGGAATGTCTCCGACGAGGCGGTTCCCTGACAAACAAATGACGCTGAGGTTGGAGCATCGAGCGAGGCTCGCAGGGAGCTTTCCCTCGAGATTGTTGTCATCGATCCTGATGGTCCGGAGTCTGGAACAGCGAGATAGCGTGGCTGGGATTTCACCTGAGAGAGAATTATAGCTGAAGTTAAGATTCGCCAGCCGACCCAAGTTTCCCAGCTCAGGTGGGATGCTTCCATTGAACTGGTTGTCTCCGAGGTGGAGGTTCCTGAGGGAAGTGAGGTTGGCTATGGTGGGCGATATGGGACCGGCGAGGCCGAGCGAGACCAGCCTCAAGGCTGTGACTCTCCGGCCATCTCTGCATCTCACACCGTGCCAGTCGCAGACATGAGACGTGTGGTTGTTCCACGAGGACAGTGCCGAGCCGGGATCGGATAGCAGAGACTTGAACGACAGGAGAGCGAGCACGTCGTCGTCGGCGGAGGACGTCGAGTTGGACGCGGAGTCAGAAGCGAGGAAGGACTGGTGCGTCGATGCGGCCATGCAAGCTAAAAGGATGAGTGTTTGAAGCACCATTTGATTGGTACTTCCCGTGGAAGCAAACTGAGTTCAACGGCTACGGCTAAGCAAAGGGACGAGCTATTGAGTTGAATTCGAAGGAGAAGAAAACATCCACTTGTTTTTATACAGAGATATCGGGCGAGCAATCAAAGAACGAGTTATGGTTCTGACTACAGAGCAATGGAGAACGTGACCATGGAATGGAAGTGTGGGTGAAACAGTTAAGACTAATCCAATCACTCATTTGTTCTTAACAAGCTTAGTCAACGCCACTTGTTCTTATAAAATGTTCTTATTATTCCAAACGTTTGTCAGTGGGATATTATGGGTTATAGTTGATGAGTGTTGTTTGAGCATAGAACTCGCAAAGCAGATtgattacattttatttttccttGAGAGAATGGAGTAAGAAGATGGGCATGTCCATCTGGTCAAGGCCTCAAGAGATTCTCTTTGAACAGGAGAAATAAAACAAAGCCAAGTATCATTGATGGGTGGCCTCAAGAGATTCTCACATATGTGCATGAACTCGTAAATGATTGATAGGGATCAGTAGCTCAAGTAGACGTGATAATACGTTGTGTGGAGCGTGGACTTGCAGAAACAGACAAATTAGCTTACGAGGTCTAGTTTTCATAGCATACTATGAATTATCATGCACTTAGTTTGACTTGACTTGAATTAAGTGGCTTCTTCCCTGAATGTAGCATATAGAACATCCATTTGATGCTTGTTAATTATCATCAACTGTATTCTTCTCCGTCGATTGCAGGTTTCCAGGTTGAATAACGCTACTTTTCTTGGGaaatagagagaaagaaagagagagagagagagagagagagagagagaggaggtttCTTGACTGCAGCGTCAAAAGTCTCATGAAAGCCTCGGGTAGCACTTCCCTTCTCCAtacgttcttcttcttcttcttcttcctatgaGACAACAAATAACTGGCGAGGTGATGCGGATCTTTGCATCAATTTTGGCTTGGTATTAATTAGATTATCTTTGATTAATATGTTCATCAATCAAAATGTTGTCAAGCAAGCCATAATGAATGAGACAGCTTCATTCCTTAGACTATCTTAATTATTCTCTTCTGTCGGAGTACCACTGACTTGTTTTGGAATTACTTTGACACTCTCAACTCCATGCAGCTGGACCACGTTCACAATCGACCGATCTAACTTACTTCCTCGAAATGTTTACATGAATATAATATGTAAGTCAGAGGTGGAGGCTGCAGGATCGAAGTCTTCGGGTTGATTCAGTCATTCCAAGGTTGCATTTTCCATTAGAATACAAACAATCAGTTTATATGCTAAGATCAATGGTTTAAGAAAAACACTATACATAATATTAAGAAAATGTTTATGAAATGAAGCCCATCAGCTGCCTGCCTACCTATAAATGCCACTGCTGCCTGAGGATTAAAGTTCAACAAACCCTGAGGCAGCGAAGGAAGAGGATGGCACGCTGTGTACGCTTGTTCCTGTTCCTGCTTCTCGTCTCGCTCCTCCTCGTCGCCGCTCCGGCGTTTGCTGCCAGAAACTTGGCTCACGATGTTACCCCAAGTAAGTAAACACTCATCTTCTCGCCGTAGTCATCGTCCAAAGATGGTGGATGAGGATAAAGTGATCGAAGATTACGCAGAACCCGAATTATCGATCCTATTTCGTATCACCAATTGGTTTCTTCTCCCCTTTTTCTTTTAGTGTACATGCTTAATAGCTTCACCTCTAGACTTGGTTGCATAATGATTCGTAGTTCCCGGAGGAGATC
Coding sequences within:
- the LOC135672242 gene encoding receptor kinase-like protein Xa21; protein product: MVLQTLILLACMAASTHQSFLASDSASNSTSSADDDVLALLSFKSLLSDPGSALSSWNNHTSHVCDWHGVRCRDGRRVTALRLVSLGLAGPISPTIANLTSLRNLHLGDNQFNGSIPPELGNLGRLANLNFSYNSLSGEIPATLSRCSRLRTIRIDDNNLEGKLPASLARCSNLSVICLSGNRLVGDIPAEYGSLSELLWLYLNGNNLTGAIPASLGSSSSSLTQIMLSNNSLTGKIPPSLGNLSSLTHLYLSSNNLVGSIPPSLGNCLNLTYLYLRTNSLEGNIPESLGSLTSLRVLDLSVNKLSGTIPPSVYNLSRLGSLNLGINQLVGTISPDIGHALPGLEYLILQGNRLEGSIPRSLVNASELYYLDLSLNNFNGVVPADLGQHHNLAVLNLEGNRFKARDATDWSFLASLSNCTELTWLFLSDNDLAGRFPASVANLSAQLEWLSLAGLQISGAIPPEIEKLRGLQQLDLNGNLLNGSIPREIGSLRNLTRLYLFGNKLSGPIPESLGNHTQLEVLNLGDNRLQGGIPRSFINFKQLNELNLSRNQLGGAIPGEVVSITSLTKVLDLSHNSLVGPIPSDIQKLRLLVLLDVSENKLSGQIPSGLGGCETLNYLYMQGNFFQSTIPSQLSNLRSLQRLDVSRNELSGQIPEFLAGISSLQYLNLSFNDFDGPVPTEGAFANASEVFVDGNPKLCGGHPALRLPPCPVDSSNKSRMRSVAIGLASLIPCFIVLSIIILMWKTASSKRSPLESSPRDQFKMVSYAELHKATDGFSSANLIGTGSFSCVYKGTLEGYEKGVAVKVLNLEQKGALKSYLAECEALRSIRHRNLVKILTCCSTIDRSGNDFKALVFEYVPNGSLDDWLHPTVGSNRETKQLSLDERLCIAIDVASALEYLHRHHGQTPIVHCDVKPSNVLIDDDMAAHLGDYGLTKFLAECNAASTGNPSYSLALRGSIGYIPPEYGIGGEVSAHGDVYSYGILVLEMVTGKRPTDDMFRDGRSLRSFVEAAAFPDRVVEIVDPAIRSALEGNDRAANCVVSMVEVGLLCSKGTPQARLDAESVTTKLVAIRSAYLGLGYGEV